The Gemmatimonas sp. UBA7669 genome has a segment encoding these proteins:
- a CDS encoding recombinase RecT, with translation MTAPQTEEPPVTGPVHEGDPAPQEQTTESVEETNDRRILQIMQVVGGDKSRAEKVMRLAAGAVKKVPALGKCKATSLWLAVLDVAGLNLPFGGRGAYLVPYKGEVQVIIAPHGLIELAYRHPLVKSVQARVVRDGEPFDIQFAPDPTILHKPLIGGKAGDKIGAYMIVELTTGGRVVEWMTKAEVEEVRAVSKSFAEGKGPWIDWEDEMWRKSALKRGMKYVPQSEELMRALDLDDEESDLAIKAAPAPMQLTAGRGGVDALSEQLAKRRQQAAAAVA, from the coding sequence ATGACCGCGCCCCAGACGGAGGAGCCGCCGGTCACGGGGCCGGTGCACGAGGGCGATCCAGCCCCCCAGGAGCAGACGACGGAGAGCGTCGAGGAGACGAACGACCGCCGCATTCTGCAGATCATGCAGGTGGTGGGCGGTGACAAGTCGCGCGCCGAGAAGGTCATGCGCCTCGCGGCCGGGGCCGTCAAGAAGGTGCCGGCGCTCGGGAAGTGTAAGGCCACGAGCCTGTGGCTGGCGGTACTCGATGTGGCCGGCCTCAACCTGCCCTTTGGCGGACGCGGCGCGTACCTCGTGCCGTACAAGGGCGAGGTGCAGGTCATCATCGCGCCGCACGGTCTGATCGAGCTCGCCTATCGGCACCCGCTGGTCAAGAGCGTGCAGGCCCGTGTCGTGCGCGACGGCGAGCCCTTCGACATCCAGTTCGCGCCGGACCCGACCATCCTGCACAAGCCGCTGATCGGCGGCAAGGCCGGCGACAAGATCGGCGCCTACATGATCGTGGAGCTGACCACCGGGGGCCGGGTGGTGGAGTGGATGACCAAGGCCGAGGTCGAGGAAGTCCGGGCGGTGTCCAAGTCGTTTGCCGAGGGGAAAGGGCCGTGGATCGACTGGGAAGACGAGATGTGGCGCAAGTCGGCGCTCAAGCGGGGCATGAAGTACGTGCCGCAGAGCGAGGAGTTGATGCGCGCCCTCGATCTGGACGACGAGGAGAGCGACCTGGCCATCAAGGCGGCACCCGCGCCGATGCAACTGACGGCCGGCCGGGGCGGCGTGGACGCACTGAGCGAGCAACTGGCGAAGCGGCGCCAGCAGGCCGCGGCGGCGGTCGCGTGA
- a CDS encoding tyrosine-type recombinase/integrase: MVYRKAGGKTWYTRVVTTTGAQRVLSTGTTLKTEALAVERWHQGVRRRLDVHGVLEAIVESRVSLVQAYRLGEVGVVAHFQQQAEQAAAEARQAAADAANIDLRPHLDAFLTWRGQRTRGQSVIPIYRQQLTRLFPEPEWRRDWFTAQLVAARLDALTGVQDATRNRYRAAVSAFAKYLVRRGLVAHNPARDIGGYEENEAEVIWWSEADARRLIAALPELFRGREALMAGTGMDWTDCQRLRVRDVDLAARTVRCHGSKTAHRNRVVRITEAWTLPYIRAAVAHALPEALVCPPHSSKVANRVHRETLEALDITPVARLHAWRHHYAVTLLRRGELPQVVAHQCGHGTVKLVLDRYGKFLPNAADYLPDAAVADPATDPATLPQSGPRPRRTHHA, from the coding sequence ATGGTCTACCGCAAAGCCGGGGGCAAGACGTGGTACACGCGGGTGGTGACCACCACCGGCGCGCAACGCGTGCTGTCCACCGGCACCACCCTCAAGACCGAGGCGCTGGCGGTGGAGCGCTGGCACCAGGGCGTGCGGCGGCGCCTCGATGTCCACGGCGTGCTCGAGGCCATCGTGGAGAGCCGCGTGTCTCTGGTGCAGGCGTACCGCCTCGGAGAGGTCGGGGTGGTCGCGCACTTTCAGCAGCAGGCCGAGCAGGCCGCCGCCGAGGCCCGCCAGGCAGCAGCCGACGCGGCCAACATCGATCTGCGCCCACACCTCGACGCGTTCCTCACGTGGCGGGGCCAGCGCACGCGCGGGCAGTCGGTCATCCCGATCTACCGCCAGCAGCTGACGCGGCTGTTCCCCGAGCCAGAGTGGCGTCGCGACTGGTTCACGGCGCAGCTCGTGGCCGCGCGCCTCGATGCGCTGACGGGCGTGCAGGACGCGACCCGGAACCGCTACCGCGCGGCCGTGTCGGCGTTCGCCAAGTATCTGGTGCGCCGCGGCCTCGTGGCCCACAACCCGGCCCGCGATATCGGCGGCTACGAGGAGAACGAGGCCGAGGTGATTTGGTGGAGCGAGGCCGACGCCCGGCGCCTGATCGCGGCACTGCCCGAGCTATTCCGGGGCCGTGAAGCCCTGATGGCCGGCACCGGCATGGACTGGACCGACTGCCAGCGCCTTCGCGTGCGGGACGTGGACCTGGCGGCGCGCACAGTGCGCTGTCACGGCAGCAAGACGGCGCACCGGAACCGCGTGGTGCGCATCACCGAGGCGTGGACCCTGCCCTACATCCGGGCCGCCGTCGCCCACGCGCTGCCCGAGGCGCTGGTGTGCCCGCCGCACAGCAGCAAGGTGGCCAACCGCGTGCACCGCGAGACGCTCGAAGCCCTCGACATCACCCCGGTGGCCCGGCTGCATGCCTGGCGCCACCACTACGCCGTGACCCTGCTCCGCCGCGGCGAGTTGCCGCAGGTGGTGGCGCATCAGTGCGGCCATGGCACCGTCAAACTGGTCCTCGACCGCTACGGCAAGTTCCTGCCCAATGCGGCCGACTATCTGCCCGACGCGGCGGTAGCGGACCCTGCTACCGATCCCGCTACCCTCCCCCAATCCGGCCCCCGGCCGAGGAGGACCCATCATGCCTAA
- a CDS encoding HD-GYP domain-containing protein, whose product MQQSDERATLLLVDDEATNLQVLRHTLNDRYRLLFARDGARALELVRSDPPDLVLLDIMMPGLSGFDVLKQLKADPATSVIPVIFVSALADAASEEKGLELGAVDFITKPFNPHIVRARVRTHLTLVQSEEVLRTRVQIVHCLGTAAEFKDTETGLHVVRMSHYARTLALAAGYASDAANELLLAAPMHDVGKIGVPDAILQKPGPLTPEERRIMQQHTLIGARILGEHAAGLLRLASTIALSHHERWDGEGYPHGVAGEAIPHAARIVAVADVFDALTSARPYKPAWSVEDAVDFLRRERGRHFDPELVDAFVRCLPEVLGIRETWADRPLAG is encoded by the coding sequence ATGCAGCAATCGGACGAACGGGCGACACTCCTGCTCGTGGATGACGAAGCCACCAACCTGCAGGTGCTGCGGCACACGCTCAACGACCGCTATCGACTGCTCTTCGCCCGCGATGGGGCGCGGGCCCTGGAACTCGTGCGTAGCGATCCTCCCGACCTGGTACTGCTCGACATCATGATGCCGGGCCTCTCCGGCTTCGATGTGCTCAAGCAACTCAAGGCCGATCCCGCCACCTCGGTCATCCCCGTCATCTTCGTCAGTGCGCTGGCAGACGCCGCAAGTGAGGAGAAGGGGCTGGAGCTTGGCGCGGTGGACTTCATCACCAAGCCCTTCAACCCGCACATTGTCCGGGCCAGGGTTCGCACGCACCTCACACTGGTGCAGAGCGAGGAGGTCCTGCGCACCCGTGTGCAAATCGTGCACTGCCTCGGAACGGCGGCCGAGTTCAAGGACACCGAGACGGGCCTGCATGTGGTGCGCATGAGTCACTACGCGAGGACGCTCGCACTCGCCGCTGGCTACGCGAGCGATGCCGCCAATGAATTGTTGCTGGCGGCCCCCATGCATGATGTCGGCAAGATCGGCGTCCCTGACGCCATTCTGCAGAAGCCAGGACCGCTCACCCCGGAGGAGCGCCGCATCATGCAGCAGCACACGCTCATCGGGGCTCGCATTCTTGGAGAACACGCGGCCGGACTCCTCCGGCTCGCCTCCACCATTGCCCTCAGTCATCACGAGCGATGGGATGGCGAGGGCTATCCGCACGGCGTGGCGGGAGAGGCCATCCCGCACGCCGCGCGCATCGTGGCCGTGGCCGATGTGTTCGATGCCCTGACCAGCGCACGGCCCTACAAACCGGCGTGGTCTGTGGAGGACGCGGTGGATTTTCTGCGGCGTGAACGCGGCCGCCACTTCGATCCGGAACTCGTGGACGCCTTTGTGCGCTGTCTACCCGAGGTGCTGGGGATTCGGGAAACCTGGGCTGATCGACCGCTCGCCGGTTAG
- a CDS encoding MHYT domain-containing protein, with product MHRRLLFSQLMHQHAEAAATVLRGEYRPELVLLSLVIAVFSATMALKSAQISRYAETVLYRHVATASGALALAGGIWTMHFIGMLAYVVPAEVHYDVSLTLASFLPACAASWPALRLLARPEVSRKALLGSGLLVGLGIGTMHYSGMTAMEMSLAMTYDPVIFGLSIVVAAALATLALWIRYGLRGTALSPRQRFAVSGLVMGLAIAGMHYTGMSAMRVSGTPIAPSQSFPVTTEVASLLLAGFTIIGTLLVYATNDLIRSRELYRRVEESESRLRATLETAVDGIITIDDRSRIVSVNQSVERMFGWSADALRLQNITMLLPDCGNACATRLGDGVPPHDDTERVGQSREVMGLRRDGTYIPLRLAVGRMDLPGERLYVGFVTDISERHALEASLRETAERAERAAAAKSTFLANMSHEIRTPMNSIIGFTELLLQGELSRTQRAHLRTIRQSSRSLLALINDILDTTRLEKDGLQLESIDFSLKGLAAQIESSLRLGAQHKGLSLVTHYASDLPEYFRGDPLRLLQVLTNLVGNAIKFTERGGVTVRFARGAVDGADGVVVAVEDSGIGMSPEQVATIFAPFTQADASISRRFGGTGLGTTISRQLVELMGGSIEVTSTAGVGSCFTVRIPLLEGVAPETSPAAIGGPALPPLVILAADDVAQNLELLDAVLTRDGHQVVRVPDGAHALQRFQAESFDLVLMDVHMPGMDGLETTRLIRQYERGTERKATPIIALTASVLDEDRRAVLQAGMDGFAVKPIDVRALREEMARVLALGDGVQPLDVLPVQGVGAPVIDWDTAISLWGTRERVVRAIATFMESVPMQHAVLWNVAATTEVAAVVTALHTVRGAAGNLGLAQLARTASHLEEQWRELLTAADGPSMRALHRAMDAVEAEIPMLSGTERARTEEGELASSPLAPDAGAPGVAQSDAELAQLADRLRVLLQRGELDDDLLDRVCVAFAARGARSAATRLRDAVDGFDFPRAVQGLDACLAECLVAGATADAAASVS from the coding sequence GTGCACCGCCGCCTCCTGTTTTCACAGCTCATGCATCAACACGCCGAAGCCGCTGCAACGGTCCTGCGCGGTGAGTACCGGCCTGAACTCGTGCTGCTCTCGCTCGTCATTGCCGTTTTCTCGGCGACGATGGCGCTCAAGTCGGCGCAGATTTCGCGATACGCCGAAACGGTGCTGTACCGGCATGTGGCAACCGCCAGCGGTGCGCTGGCACTGGCCGGCGGCATCTGGACGATGCACTTCATCGGCATGCTGGCCTACGTGGTGCCGGCCGAAGTGCACTATGACGTGTCCCTGACACTGGCCTCCTTCCTGCCGGCCTGCGCCGCGTCGTGGCCGGCCCTGCGCTTGCTTGCGCGCCCCGAAGTGTCGCGGAAGGCGCTACTGGGCAGCGGATTGCTGGTAGGGTTGGGCATTGGCACCATGCACTACTCCGGCATGACGGCGATGGAGATGTCGCTGGCGATGACCTACGATCCGGTCATCTTCGGACTCTCCATTGTCGTGGCGGCCGCGCTGGCCACCCTGGCCCTCTGGATTCGGTACGGGCTGCGCGGCACGGCGCTTTCACCGCGGCAGCGCTTCGCCGTGAGCGGACTGGTCATGGGTCTGGCCATTGCCGGCATGCACTACACCGGCATGTCGGCCATGCGCGTCTCCGGCACACCGATTGCTCCCAGCCAAAGCTTCCCGGTCACAACCGAAGTGGCTTCCCTGCTGTTGGCGGGATTCACGATCATCGGCACGCTGCTGGTCTACGCCACCAATGACCTGATCCGATCGCGCGAACTGTATCGGCGCGTCGAGGAGAGTGAGTCCCGGCTGCGCGCTACGCTGGAGACAGCCGTCGACGGCATCATCACCATTGATGACCGCAGTCGCATTGTCTCGGTCAATCAGTCGGTTGAGCGCATGTTCGGATGGAGCGCCGATGCATTGCGCCTGCAGAACATCACCATGCTGCTGCCCGATTGCGGGAATGCCTGCGCCACCCGTCTGGGTGACGGCGTACCGCCGCACGACGACACCGAGCGGGTTGGTCAGTCACGGGAAGTCATGGGGCTCAGGCGCGATGGGACCTACATCCCGCTGCGTCTTGCGGTGGGTCGCATGGACCTGCCGGGTGAGCGGCTGTATGTCGGCTTTGTGACTGATATCAGTGAGCGGCACGCGCTCGAGGCTTCGCTGCGCGAAACGGCAGAGCGTGCGGAGCGCGCGGCGGCGGCCAAGAGCACCTTTCTGGCGAACATGAGTCACGAAATCCGGACGCCGATGAATTCCATCATCGGCTTCACGGAGTTGCTGCTGCAGGGTGAGCTCTCGCGCACCCAGCGGGCGCATCTGCGCACCATTCGCCAATCCTCACGTTCGCTGCTCGCCCTCATCAACGACATTCTCGACACCACCAGGCTCGAGAAGGACGGACTGCAGCTCGAATCGATCGACTTCTCCCTCAAGGGGCTCGCCGCCCAGATCGAGTCTTCGTTGCGTCTTGGGGCCCAGCACAAGGGGTTGTCGCTGGTCACCCACTATGCGTCCGACCTGCCGGAGTACTTCCGCGGCGATCCATTGCGACTGCTCCAGGTACTGACCAATCTCGTTGGCAATGCCATCAAGTTCACCGAGCGTGGTGGCGTAACCGTGCGGTTTGCGCGCGGCGCCGTCGATGGCGCAGACGGCGTGGTGGTGGCGGTTGAAGACAGTGGCATTGGCATGAGCCCGGAGCAGGTGGCCACGATCTTCGCGCCGTTCACGCAGGCTGATGCGTCCATCAGCCGGCGATTCGGCGGGACCGGGCTTGGCACCACCATCTCGCGGCAGTTGGTGGAGCTCATGGGCGGCAGTATCGAGGTGACCAGCACGGCCGGCGTGGGCAGTTGCTTCACGGTGCGAATTCCGCTGCTCGAGGGCGTGGCACCTGAGACATCACCTGCGGCGATTGGCGGACCCGCGCTTCCCCCGCTGGTCATCCTGGCAGCAGACGACGTCGCGCAGAATCTGGAGCTGCTGGATGCCGTGCTCACTCGCGATGGGCATCAGGTCGTGCGGGTCCCCGATGGCGCACACGCGCTGCAGCGGTTCCAGGCGGAGTCGTTCGACCTCGTGCTCATGGACGTGCACATGCCCGGCATGGACGGCCTCGAGACGACGCGGCTCATACGGCAGTACGAGCGCGGTACGGAGCGAAAGGCCACGCCCATCATCGCACTGACGGCCAGTGTGCTCGACGAGGATCGCCGTGCCGTGCTGCAGGCCGGCATGGATGGATTCGCTGTCAAGCCAATCGACGTGCGTGCACTGCGCGAGGAGATGGCGCGCGTGCTGGCGCTCGGCGACGGCGTCCAGCCGCTCGACGTCTTGCCCGTGCAGGGGGTGGGAGCCCCCGTGATCGATTGGGACACGGCCATCAGTTTGTGGGGCACGCGCGAGCGCGTGGTGCGCGCCATCGCCACGTTCATGGAGAGTGTGCCCATGCAGCACGCCGTGCTGTGGAACGTGGCCGCGACCACTGAGGTCGCCGCGGTGGTGACCGCGCTGCACACCGTGCGCGGCGCAGCCGGCAACCTTGGTCTGGCGCAATTGGCACGCACGGCCTCTCACCTGGAAGAACAGTGGCGCGAGCTGCTGACCGCCGCGGATGGTCCATCCATGCGGGCTTTGCATAGGGCGATGGACGCCGTTGAAGCGGAGATTCCGATGTTGTCCGGTACGGAGCGCGCGCGAACTGAAGAGGGTGAGTTGGCCTCGTCGCCGCTGGCACCGGACGCGGGCGCTCCAGGTGTGGCGCAGAGCGACGCGGAGCTGGCGCAGTTGGCGGATCGGCTTCGCGTGTTGCTGCAGCGCGGTGAGCTCGACGATGACCTGCTCGATCGGGTGTGCGTGGCGTTTGCTGCACGTGGTGCGCGGTCTGCGGCAACCAGACTCCGCGATGCGGTGGACGGCTTCGATTTCCCGAGGGCGGTGCAAGGCCTCGATGCGTGCCTGGCTGAGTGCTTGGTAGCCGGCGCGACAGCCGACGCGGCGGCCAGCGTCTCGTGA
- the recN gene encoding DNA repair protein RecN — protein MLVELRIRNVAVIDTVVLPLAPGLNVLTGETGAGKSLIIGALGMLLGERAAADRVRQGAERATVEGVFDIGAQPGLRSQLDTLGIECDDDLLVLKREVAAQGRSRAWINGSPVTAAVLAQIGAHLVTVHGQHDARQLLDAEHQRDLLDAYVQADDVRRRVAEAYNTLDSLRRRERELEARRQEAARRADYLRFVVREVDDVNPVVGEDDTLEAEIRRLSHAEELQGLAAQAAQAIAGDERAALSRLAGVRRALSSLARIDADTGALQSGFDAAVYSLEELARELETYAEGIEADPERLRALERRRDALLGLMRKYGPSLPEVLTTAANARAELELVDSGELDLAAIADARAAAEGALVEVAAELTRLRQGGARHYAQAVSGLLPELGMPDGRVDVVFERLSEIGPRGAEAVQFVAALNAGAELRPLGRIASGGELARVLLAMSTVLARLQAVPTLVFDEVDAGVGGAVAWQVGALMRRVASHHQVLAISHLAQIAARAHHHVVVHKSAVGTVTTADTTVVTGDARITEVARMLGGDADREVSRAHARELIERGEDVEPIPAADAEGASVSSSASRTRKGPQRRGKPV, from the coding sequence ATGCTCGTCGAACTGCGCATTCGCAATGTGGCCGTCATCGATACGGTCGTGTTGCCGCTCGCTCCTGGCCTCAATGTCCTCACCGGTGAAACCGGTGCAGGCAAGTCCCTCATCATCGGCGCCCTTGGCATGCTGCTGGGCGAACGTGCAGCGGCTGACCGCGTGCGGCAGGGAGCCGAACGCGCCACGGTGGAAGGGGTGTTTGATATCGGTGCACAGCCGGGTCTGCGTTCGCAGCTCGACACGCTGGGCATCGAGTGTGACGACGACTTGCTCGTCCTCAAGCGGGAAGTGGCCGCGCAGGGTCGCTCGCGGGCCTGGATCAACGGCTCGCCGGTGACCGCCGCCGTACTCGCGCAGATCGGCGCACATCTCGTCACGGTTCACGGGCAGCATGATGCCCGGCAGTTGCTCGATGCCGAGCATCAGCGTGACCTGCTCGATGCCTACGTACAGGCCGATGATGTGCGGCGTCGGGTCGCCGAGGCGTACAACACGCTCGACTCGTTGCGGCGTCGTGAGCGTGAGCTCGAGGCCCGCCGCCAGGAGGCCGCCCGGCGGGCCGACTACTTGCGCTTCGTCGTGCGCGAAGTGGACGACGTCAATCCGGTCGTGGGAGAGGATGACACGCTGGAGGCCGAGATCCGTCGGCTGTCGCATGCAGAGGAACTGCAGGGGCTCGCGGCACAGGCCGCGCAGGCCATTGCCGGCGACGAGCGTGCCGCGCTGTCGCGATTGGCGGGCGTGCGACGCGCCCTTTCGTCACTCGCGCGCATTGATGCGGACACGGGTGCGTTGCAGTCCGGCTTTGACGCGGCCGTGTATTCGCTGGAAGAACTGGCGCGAGAGCTCGAAACCTACGCTGAAGGGATTGAGGCTGATCCGGAGCGGCTCAGGGCGCTCGAGCGCCGTCGTGATGCGCTGCTCGGTCTGATGCGCAAGTATGGTCCCTCGTTGCCGGAGGTGCTCACCACAGCGGCCAACGCGCGGGCCGAACTGGAACTTGTGGATAGTGGTGAGCTCGACCTCGCAGCCATCGCCGACGCACGCGCGGCCGCAGAGGGGGCACTGGTGGAGGTGGCCGCCGAACTGACGCGACTTCGCCAGGGCGGGGCACGTCACTACGCGCAGGCCGTGTCGGGACTGTTGCCGGAGCTCGGCATGCCTGACGGACGCGTGGATGTGGTATTCGAACGACTGTCCGAGATCGGGCCTCGCGGTGCTGAGGCCGTGCAGTTTGTGGCGGCGCTCAATGCCGGCGCCGAACTGCGGCCACTCGGGCGCATCGCCTCCGGCGGTGAACTGGCGCGTGTGTTGCTGGCCATGAGCACGGTGCTGGCGCGACTACAGGCCGTACCGACGTTGGTGTTCGACGAAGTGGATGCCGGCGTGGGTGGCGCCGTGGCCTGGCAGGTGGGGGCGCTCATGCGCCGGGTGGCGTCACATCATCAGGTGCTGGCCATATCGCATCTCGCGCAGATCGCGGCGCGTGCGCATCACCATGTGGTGGTGCACAAGAGCGCGGTGGGTACCGTCACCACGGCCGACACCACTGTCGTGACCGGCGATGCGCGCATCACGGAAGTGGCGCGCATGTTGGGAGGCGATGCCGATCGCGAGGTGAGTCGCGCCCATGCGCGGGAACTCATCGAGCGCGGTGAAGATGTGGAACCAATTCCGGCGGCCGACGCAGAAGGCGCGTCCGTGTCTTCGTCCGCGTCCCGGACGCGCAAGGGTCCTCAGCGGCGCGGAAAGCCCGTGTAA
- a CDS encoding NAD(+)/NADH kinase: MRVGVVGHRGYVGLPAILGTLLDIAPSLGLTLAFEDDLWEVAEEGERLGNASSVDALITLGGDGTLLRGARLLEGHSVPILGINLGRLGFLTSCSGSEFEDGVRRFARGEYISEPRMTLESCAIDQTGDEKCSWRALNDVVLHKGGFARVVRFSVIVDEELIGSYSADGLIISTPTGSTGYSLSAGGPIVVPTFESIVLTPVSPHTLAMRPLVLPPQVEVKVRADDGPEELLVTIDGQVGTTFTGGESLVVRRSRNPVQIVRFPGTTFYSRLRRKLGWGGLTERDGDTA; this comes from the coding sequence ATGCGGGTCGGCGTCGTCGGCCATCGCGGTTATGTCGGCCTGCCGGCCATTCTCGGCACGCTGCTGGACATCGCTCCCTCGCTCGGGCTCACGCTCGCGTTCGAAGACGATTTGTGGGAGGTCGCCGAAGAGGGCGAGCGCCTCGGCAACGCCTCGTCGGTAGATGCGCTCATCACGCTCGGTGGGGATGGCACCCTGCTGCGAGGGGCGCGACTGCTGGAGGGGCATTCGGTCCCGATTCTCGGGATCAACCTCGGTCGGTTGGGCTTCCTCACCAGTTGCAGCGGCAGCGAATTCGAGGACGGCGTGCGTCGCTTTGCGCGGGGCGAGTACATCTCCGAGCCACGCATGACCCTCGAGTCCTGTGCCATTGATCAGACTGGTGACGAGAAGTGCAGTTGGCGTGCGCTCAACGACGTGGTGCTGCACAAGGGCGGCTTCGCACGTGTGGTGCGCTTCTCGGTCATCGTCGACGAGGAACTCATCGGCTCCTACTCGGCCGATGGACTCATCATCTCCACGCCGACCGGTTCCACCGGATACTCGCTCTCAGCGGGTGGACCCATCGTGGTGCCCACATTCGAGAGCATCGTGCTGACGCCGGTGTCTCCACACACGCTCGCCATGCGGCCGCTGGTGCTGCCGCCGCAGGTGGAGGTCAAGGTGCGTGCAGATGATGGGCCTGAAGAACTTTTGGTGACAATCGACGGCCAGGTGGGCACTACCTTCACTGGTGGGGAATCGCTGGTGGTGCGTCGGTCCCGCAACCCGGTACAGATCGTGCGCTTCCCCGGTACCACGTTCTATTCGCGTCTGCGCCGCAAGCTGGGTTGGGGTGGTCTCACCGAGCGCGACGGCGACACGGCCTGA